A stretch of Myxococcus hansupus DNA encodes these proteins:
- a CDS encoding sensor histidine kinase codes for MTHPDSEEVETLVKDGVLQLLLEQSSDALVVVDVTGRVLAFNREAGLHFRMSRPERAEHGWLPGCVWMRADDASMSVEVPPLARALTGERVAESRWRVRRPDGTQLVMRASAMPLGTPEGLAAGALLRAREEAVPSGLDAVDSTRLLAEAGALLGAAFDEAAAPQLLRLLVPALGEAAVLYLGAPGEPPRPVAALHTDAQRHAMLEEVLRDYLLPPERVLPLFGLGQLERLHVTEAQLDAAARDATHARLLKGLGPCTYLGVPLVARERVIGTLALFRCDAARDFSAEEVRLAEEVARRTALSVDNAQLLQEAREAVRLRDEFLGIASHELKTPLTPLHLKVQLLQRQVDGLAAHQQPVSAERVSETLDVVQRQVRKLTTLVDNLLDVSRITAGRLRLEVEELDLASVAADILFRFAPSASQLQCELELHAPVPVMGRWDRLRLEQVVTNLLSNALKYGAGHPVRVVVESEGLTARVTVRDGGIGISAEDLPRIFERFERAVSDRHYGGLGLGLYITRQIVEAFGGTVRATSEPGQGSLFVLELPRGDIPEEWLVGHSAPEPSPV; via the coding sequence ATGACTCATCCGGACTCCGAAGAAGTGGAGACCCTGGTGAAGGACGGGGTGCTCCAGTTGCTGCTCGAGCAGTCGTCCGATGCCCTCGTGGTGGTGGATGTCACCGGGCGTGTGCTCGCATTCAACAGAGAGGCCGGGCTTCACTTCCGCATGAGCCGGCCCGAGCGCGCCGAGCACGGCTGGCTGCCCGGCTGTGTATGGATGCGTGCGGATGATGCATCCATGTCGGTGGAGGTGCCGCCTCTGGCGCGGGCGCTCACCGGTGAGCGGGTCGCGGAGTCGCGCTGGCGCGTGCGCCGGCCGGATGGCACGCAGTTGGTGATGCGGGCTTCGGCGATGCCGCTGGGCACGCCGGAGGGACTGGCCGCGGGCGCGCTGCTCCGTGCTCGCGAGGAGGCCGTGCCCTCCGGGTTGGACGCGGTGGACTCCACGCGGCTGCTGGCGGAGGCCGGGGCGTTGCTCGGCGCCGCCTTCGACGAGGCCGCGGCGCCCCAACTGCTCCGGTTGCTGGTGCCCGCGTTGGGCGAGGCCGCGGTGTTGTACCTGGGCGCGCCCGGCGAGCCGCCGCGTCCGGTGGCGGCGCTGCACACGGACGCGCAGCGCCACGCCATGTTGGAGGAGGTGCTGCGCGACTACCTGCTGCCGCCCGAGCGCGTGTTGCCGCTGTTCGGCCTGGGCCAGTTGGAGCGGCTGCACGTGACGGAGGCGCAGCTCGACGCCGCCGCGCGGGACGCGACGCACGCGCGGTTGTTGAAGGGCCTGGGGCCGTGCACCTACCTGGGCGTGCCGTTGGTGGCGCGCGAGCGCGTCATCGGCACGCTGGCCCTGTTCCGGTGTGACGCGGCGAGGGACTTCAGCGCGGAGGAGGTGCGGCTGGCGGAGGAGGTGGCCCGTCGCACCGCGCTCTCGGTGGACAACGCTCAGTTGCTCCAGGAAGCGCGCGAGGCGGTGCGTCTGCGCGACGAGTTCCTGGGCATCGCCAGCCATGAGCTGAAGACGCCGCTGACGCCGCTGCACCTCAAGGTGCAGTTGCTGCAACGGCAGGTGGACGGCCTCGCCGCGCACCAGCAGCCGGTGTCCGCCGAGCGCGTGTCGGAGACGCTGGATGTCGTGCAGCGCCAGGTGCGCAAGCTGACGACGCTGGTGGACAACCTGCTCGACGTGTCGCGCATCACCGCGGGCCGCCTGAGGCTGGAGGTGGAGGAGCTGGACCTGGCCAGCGTGGCGGCGGACATCCTCTTCCGCTTCGCGCCGTCCGCCTCGCAGCTCCAGTGTGAATTGGAGCTGCACGCGCCCGTGCCCGTCATGGGCCGGTGGGACCGGCTGCGGCTGGAGCAGGTGGTGACGAACCTGCTGTCCAACGCGCTGAAGTACGGCGCGGGCCACCCCGTGCGGGTGGTGGTGGAGTCCGAGGGGCTCACCGCCCGCGTCACGGTGCGCGACGGCGGCATCGGCATCTCCGCGGAGGACCTGCCGCGCATCTTCGAGCGCTTCGAGCGCGCGGTGAGCGACCGGCACTACGGCGGCCTGGGCCTGGGGCTCTACATCACCCGGCAAATCGTGGAGGCCTTCGGAGGCACGGTGCGCGCCACCAGCGAGCCCGGGCAGGGCTCCCTCTTCGTGCTGGAGCTGCCGCGCGGTGACATCCCCGAGGAGTGGCTGGTGGGGCACAGCGCCCCGGAGCCCTCGCCCGTCTGA
- a CDS encoding PAS domain S-box protein produces the protein MPKPQTTPDWASSEHRYRLVIDSLKEVVFQTDLAGTWTFLNLTWTDITGFSVEESLGRHFMDFVHPEDREKNPELETLRRLFAGEVEYMRHEVRYLTRDGGYRWVEVFARLMHDSDGTILGLAGTLNDFTERKHADGALARRERYLTALVDMQQRLLATQDGGDLYGPALAPLGQASGASRVYVFELHRAQDGSVLCSQRAEWCAPGVRPEIDNPDLQSLPMEPALRRWMETLSRGDVIEGLVTDFPASERELLEPQGILSLLALPLRVRGVLTGFVGFDNCNEARRWDRLEVDLLSAAAGAMSMALERRESERALRERERRFRQLAENASDVLYVYRREAPRGFAYVSRVAHAKLGYGPVAHYADAELWYRRVHEEDRALMEQLLEAPEPFQGAPVVVRFLHPDGRTLWLEHVVAPVTDASGRMVAVEGLARDITERRQAEEALRLSEASFRALLEGVPDAAAIERHDHIVYANAAMVATLGFERADQLVGRPLTEFVRDMRSPEAVRAGALTGERRLVRRDGRTRVAEVVSLPLRFDGQPAVVSIARDVTEQRQLQARLTLADRLASVGTLAAGIAHEINNPLAFVLSNLGFLTDEFHRSLPPGDGAAALQARLKGEPDLGEWQEVLNEACEGAERVRQIVRQLKTFSRPDEESVSPLDVHSVLESVAMMAANEIRHRAQLRRDYGDIPPVMANEGKLSQVFLNLVVNAAQAIPEGAAHRHEIRLATRLDSVGRVVVEVGDTGVGIPREVIDRIFDPFFTTKPVGVGTGLGLSICHSIINGLGGDITVDSEPGRGTVFRVMLPTPQTLARAHTAEAPVPQAPRVPRGRVLVVDDEPAVGRVLQRILRGHQVDVACSGRQALELLDQGLEPDAVLCDVMMPDLTGRDVYEAVRREYTGLERRFVFVSGGAFTTGARDFLASIPNLLLEKPFDEARVRSVVEDIVRQRQPQPQA, from the coding sequence ATGCCGAAGCCGCAGACCACGCCTGACTGGGCCTCCAGCGAGCATCGCTACCGCCTGGTCATCGACAGTCTGAAGGAAGTCGTCTTCCAGACGGACCTGGCCGGGACGTGGACCTTCCTCAACCTGACGTGGACGGACATCACGGGCTTCAGCGTCGAGGAGAGCCTGGGCCGCCACTTCATGGACTTCGTCCATCCGGAGGACCGGGAGAAGAACCCGGAGCTGGAGACGCTGCGCAGGCTGTTCGCCGGCGAGGTGGAGTACATGCGCCACGAGGTGCGCTACCTCACGCGCGATGGCGGCTACCGCTGGGTCGAAGTTTTCGCCCGGCTGATGCACGACAGTGACGGCACCATCCTGGGCCTGGCGGGGACGCTCAACGACTTCACCGAGCGCAAGCACGCGGACGGCGCGCTGGCGCGGCGCGAGCGCTACCTCACGGCGCTGGTGGACATGCAGCAGCGGCTCTTGGCCACGCAGGACGGCGGAGACCTCTACGGCCCCGCGCTGGCGCCGCTGGGACAGGCGTCGGGTGCCAGCCGCGTCTATGTCTTCGAGCTGCACCGGGCGCAGGACGGCTCCGTGCTGTGCAGCCAGCGGGCGGAGTGGTGCGCGCCGGGCGTGCGGCCGGAAATCGACAACCCGGACCTGCAGAGCCTGCCCATGGAGCCGGCGCTGCGGCGGTGGATGGAGACGCTGTCGCGCGGCGACGTCATCGAAGGGTTGGTGACGGACTTCCCCGCGTCGGAGCGCGAGCTGCTGGAGCCGCAGGGCATCCTGTCGCTGCTGGCGCTTCCGCTGCGCGTGCGCGGCGTGCTCACGGGCTTCGTGGGCTTCGACAACTGCAACGAGGCGCGGCGGTGGGACCGGCTGGAGGTGGACCTGCTGTCGGCGGCGGCGGGCGCCATGTCCATGGCGTTGGAGCGGCGCGAGTCGGAGCGCGCGCTGCGTGAGCGCGAGCGGCGCTTCCGGCAGTTGGCGGAGAACGCATCGGACGTCCTCTACGTCTACCGGCGCGAGGCCCCGCGCGGCTTCGCGTACGTCAGCCGCGTGGCCCACGCCAAGCTGGGCTACGGGCCGGTGGCGCACTACGCGGACGCGGAGCTCTGGTACCGGCGCGTGCATGAGGAGGACCGCGCGCTGATGGAGCAGCTCCTGGAGGCGCCCGAGCCCTTCCAGGGCGCGCCGGTGGTGGTGCGCTTCCTCCACCCCGACGGCCGCACGCTGTGGCTGGAGCACGTGGTGGCGCCGGTGACGGACGCCTCCGGGCGGATGGTGGCGGTGGAGGGCCTGGCGCGCGACATCACCGAGCGGCGACAGGCGGAGGAGGCGCTGCGCCTGTCCGAGGCCAGCTTCCGCGCGCTGCTGGAGGGCGTGCCGGACGCGGCGGCCATCGAGCGACACGACCACATCGTCTACGCCAACGCGGCCATGGTGGCCACGCTGGGCTTCGAGCGCGCGGACCAACTGGTGGGCCGGCCCCTCACGGAGTTCGTGCGTGACATGCGCAGCCCGGAGGCGGTGAGGGCCGGCGCGCTCACCGGCGAGCGGCGGCTGGTGCGCCGTGACGGGCGCACGCGGGTGGCGGAGGTGGTGTCGCTGCCGCTGCGCTTCGACGGACAGCCCGCGGTGGTGTCCATTGCCCGCGACGTGACGGAGCAGCGCCAGCTCCAGGCCCGGCTGACGCTGGCGGACCGGCTGGCCTCGGTGGGCACGCTGGCGGCGGGCATCGCGCACGAAATCAACAACCCGCTGGCCTTCGTGCTGTCCAACCTGGGCTTCCTCACCGACGAGTTCCACCGCAGCCTGCCGCCCGGGGACGGCGCGGCGGCGCTCCAGGCGCGGCTCAAGGGCGAGCCCGACCTGGGTGAGTGGCAGGAGGTGCTGAACGAGGCGTGCGAGGGCGCCGAGCGCGTCCGCCAGATTGTCCGCCAGCTCAAGACGTTCTCCCGCCCGGACGAGGAGAGCGTGTCGCCGCTGGACGTGCACTCGGTGCTGGAGTCGGTGGCGATGATGGCGGCCAACGAAATCCGCCACCGCGCGCAGCTCCGGCGCGACTACGGCGACATCCCGCCGGTCATGGCGAACGAGGGCAAGCTCAGCCAGGTGTTCCTCAACCTGGTGGTGAACGCGGCGCAGGCCATCCCCGAGGGCGCGGCGCACCGGCACGAAATCCGGCTGGCCACGCGGCTGGACAGCGTGGGCCGCGTGGTGGTGGAGGTGGGCGACACGGGCGTGGGCATTCCGCGCGAGGTCATCGACCGCATCTTCGACCCCTTCTTCACCACCAAGCCCGTGGGCGTGGGCACCGGCCTGGGCCTGTCCATCTGCCACAGCATCATCAACGGGCTGGGGGGCGACATCACCGTGGACAGCGAGCCGGGGCGCGGCACGGTTTTCCGCGTGATGCTCCCCACGCCGCAGACGCTGGCGCGCGCGCACACCGCCGAGGCGCCCGTCCCGCAGGCGCCTCGCGTGCCGCGCGGACGGGTGCTGGTGGTGGACGACGAGCCCGCGGTGGGACGGGTGCTGCAACGCATCCTGCGGGGGCACCAGGTGGACGTGGCGTGCAGCGGCCGGCAGGCGCTGGAGCTGCTGGACCAGGGGCTGGAGCCGGACGCGGTGCTGTGCGACGTGATGATGCCGGACCTGACGGGGCGCGACGTGTACGAAGCCGTGCGCCGCGAGTACACGGGCTTGGAGCGCCGCTTCGTCTTCGTCTCCGGCGGCGCGTTCACCACGGGCGCGCGGGACTTCCTCGCCAGCATCCCCAACCTCCTGTTGGAGAAGCCCTTCGACGAGGCCCGCGTGCGCAGCGTGGTGGAGGACATCGTGCGACAGCGGCAACCCCAACCGCAGGCCTGA
- a CDS encoding vWA domain-containing protein, translated as MNRSLLLVAATGALAVGALLLGKPPPPPAPPAPVVTDTSHTVRRPEDPPAVHTLPRVSAEPAGGAVTMYGKLSGGYVQTGPSEAFAWLELQARPPDAQQRVPVSLALVLDRSGSMAGRKLEDARHAARELVMRLTPEDRLAFIDYGTDVRVHHSRKMTPEAREELLSLIASLSGDGSTNISGALEAATEALRPHMHEYRVSRAIMLSDGQPTTGLTNDSDLFQQAHRLRRDGVTISALGVGRDYQELLMRGIAEQGGGFSGFIDDSSRLAEVFARELDQATSTVARQLELRLDVPPEVQHVDVMGMASYREGNVLKVPLYDLAGSQTVRVVTKLTLKTEQTAGTLALVNARLHYVDVVRDMPIETGLQLSAQVTNDMERVRAHLDKEVRVHATRALGTQQMVAAAEEMKLGNKAKARSLLDNARTIFGTSADALSGELADVHSSQAALQGAANAEQEQAESRNLLKKSIRNFGQNNTY; from the coding sequence ATGAACCGCTCGCTGCTGCTGGTCGCCGCCACCGGAGCGCTCGCCGTCGGCGCACTTCTGCTGGGCAAGCCCCCACCGCCTCCCGCGCCGCCAGCGCCCGTCGTCACCGACACCAGCCACACGGTGCGCAGGCCGGAGGACCCTCCCGCCGTCCACACCCTGCCGCGGGTGTCCGCCGAGCCCGCGGGCGGCGCCGTGACGATGTACGGCAAGCTCTCCGGAGGCTACGTGCAGACGGGGCCGAGCGAGGCCTTCGCGTGGCTGGAGCTGCAGGCGCGCCCGCCCGACGCCCAGCAGCGCGTGCCCGTCAGCCTGGCGCTGGTGCTGGACCGCTCCGGCTCCATGGCGGGCAGGAAGCTGGAGGATGCCCGGCACGCCGCCCGGGAGCTGGTGATGCGACTGACGCCGGAGGACCGGCTCGCCTTCATCGACTACGGCACCGACGTGCGCGTGCACCACAGCCGGAAGATGACGCCCGAGGCGCGTGAGGAGCTGCTCTCCCTCATCGCCTCGCTGAGCGGCGACGGCAGCACCAACATCAGCGGCGCGCTCGAAGCGGCGACCGAGGCCCTGCGGCCCCACATGCACGAGTACCGCGTCAGCCGCGCCATCATGCTGAGCGACGGGCAGCCCACCACCGGCCTCACGAATGACTCGGACCTGTTCCAGCAGGCGCACCGGCTGCGCCGCGACGGCGTCACCATCAGCGCGCTGGGCGTGGGCCGGGACTACCAGGAGCTGCTGATGCGCGGCATCGCGGAGCAGGGCGGCGGCTTCTCCGGCTTCATCGACGACTCGTCGCGGCTCGCGGAGGTCTTCGCCCGGGAGCTGGACCAGGCGACCAGCACCGTGGCCCGGCAGTTGGAGCTGCGGCTGGACGTGCCCCCGGAGGTGCAGCACGTGGACGTCATGGGCATGGCGTCCTACCGCGAGGGCAACGTCCTGAAGGTGCCGCTGTACGACCTGGCCGGCTCTCAGACTGTGCGCGTGGTGACGAAGCTGACGCTGAAGACGGAGCAGACCGCCGGCACGCTGGCGCTGGTGAACGCCCGGCTGCACTACGTGGACGTGGTCCGCGACATGCCCATTGAGACGGGGCTCCAGCTCAGCGCGCAGGTGACGAACGACATGGAGCGCGTGCGCGCCCACCTGGACAAGGAGGTGCGTGTCCATGCCACGCGCGCGTTGGGCACCCAGCAGATGGTGGCCGCCGCGGAGGAGATGAAGCTCGGCAACAAGGCGAAGGCCCGTAGCCTGCTGGACAACGCCCGGACGATTTTCGGAACCTCCGCGGATGCGCTCTCCGGGGAGCTTGCGGACGTGCACTCCTCCCAGGCAGCCTTGCAGGGTGCCGCCAACGCGGAGCAGGAGCAGGCCGAGTCCCGCAACCTGCTCAAGAAATCCATCCGGAACTTTGGCCAGAACAACACGTACTAG
- a CDS encoding sterol desaturase family protein: MAVSAPFSFLKNRKHNLDRMTLGDLVYSFFTYYAVVAYITVGVISLALAVKWFENPLRMLLAMLAASVVFPFGWYLVHKHILHSRFLYKSPLTASTWKRIHFDHHQDPHDLRVLFGALANVLPTVAGVIAPIGYLIGGKAGAAAALGWAMVITCFYEFCHCIQHLNYTPKSRFLKDIKRLHLSHHFHNEQGNYGITNYFWDRLFGTLYEKSGDRPKSPTVFNLGYTAEEAQRYPWVDRLSGGTRGDGHPRRFWDNAGTPGSTPQAPAEPVTRQEG; this comes from the coding sequence GTGGCCGTCAGCGCACCCTTTTCGTTCCTGAAGAATCGGAAGCACAACCTGGACCGGATGACGCTGGGCGACCTGGTCTACTCGTTCTTCACCTACTACGCCGTGGTGGCCTACATCACCGTGGGCGTCATCAGCCTGGCCCTGGCGGTGAAGTGGTTCGAGAACCCGCTGCGCATGCTGCTGGCCATGCTGGCCGCCAGCGTCGTGTTCCCGTTCGGCTGGTACCTGGTCCACAAGCACATCCTGCACAGCCGCTTCCTCTACAAGTCGCCCCTCACCGCGTCGACGTGGAAGCGCATCCACTTCGACCACCACCAGGACCCGCACGACCTGCGCGTGCTCTTCGGCGCGCTGGCCAACGTGCTCCCCACCGTGGCCGGCGTCATCGCGCCCATCGGCTACCTCATCGGGGGCAAGGCGGGCGCCGCCGCCGCGCTGGGCTGGGCCATGGTGATTACGTGCTTCTACGAGTTCTGCCACTGCATCCAGCACCTGAACTACACGCCCAAGTCCCGGTTCCTGAAGGACATCAAGCGGCTGCACCTGTCGCACCACTTCCACAACGAGCAGGGCAACTACGGCATCACCAACTACTTCTGGGACCGGCTCTTCGGGACGCTCTACGAGAAGTCCGGTGACAGGCCCAAGAGCCCCACCGTCTTCAACCTGGGCTACACGGCCGAGGAGGCGCAGCGCTACCCCTGGGTGGACCGCCTCTCCGGTGGCACCCGCGGTGACGGCCACCCGCGCCGCTTCTGGGACAACGCGGGCACGCCGGGCTCGACCCCGCAGGCCCCAGCCGAGCCCGTGACGCGCCAGGAAGGCTGA
- a CDS encoding BlaI/MecI/CopY family transcriptional regulator translates to MSETKLPRPTDGELAILRVLWERGDSTVREVHEALTRNDPEGTGYTTVLKLMQIMTEKGLVERDESQRAHVYRAHATEQRTQRQLVTDLVDRAFGGSPARLAMQALSSKRTRPEELAELRRLLDTLEGDEE, encoded by the coding sequence ATGAGCGAGACGAAGCTGCCGCGACCCACGGATGGGGAGCTGGCCATCCTGCGGGTACTCTGGGAGCGCGGCGACAGCACGGTGCGTGAGGTGCATGAGGCGCTGACCCGGAACGACCCGGAGGGCACCGGGTACACGACGGTGCTGAAGCTGATGCAGATCATGACGGAGAAGGGCCTGGTGGAGCGCGACGAGTCCCAGCGCGCGCACGTGTACCGCGCCCACGCCACGGAGCAGCGGACGCAGCGGCAGTTGGTGACGGACCTGGTGGATCGCGCCTTCGGGGGTTCCCCGGCGCGGCTGGCGATGCAGGCGCTGTCGTCGAAGCGGACGCGCCCCGAGGAACTGGCGGAGCTGCGCCGCCTGCTCGATACCCTGGAAGGAGACGAGGAATGA
- a CDS encoding M56 family metallopeptidase → MSRLLMESMGWALLHSLWQGTLVALMLAVALIAAGRRAAHARYALACGALVLALALPVASGWRHFHGAPAPMDAAATVETPAPRTVVTVGLPMDAAVLPTPESWARTVMAHEAATEEWIDADMAEDGPAFGVESTLLARMGPLLVVGGLLLQRALSGVEAHLQWLVLAWVAGVGLSSGRMAAEWMKLRRLTDRAVPAPEPWQERMDALARKLGLRRAVRLLQTYDVDVPSAVGWLSPVVLLPVSTLSGLPARQLEMVLAHELAHIRRHDFAVNLAQVMVETLLFFHPAVRWISSVIRVERENCCDDVAVAASGNSVSYARALTALEALRILPETPSPAMSALGGSLPERVRRLITLPTSRCASRWAAGASVLTLISSLAVAAPLTSLVLGQLGVGTDADLEDRAETAGAQATDASLPGTATLHRAPRAVHAPEMHGAPVGVAAFASPVVAATPGALPAGIATPALAPAPVAVPAAIAAPAAPPAPPAPPAPLAPPELDSLSSFSTSIALTALTAAEVALGNLAQLDAETPRTPRERSRRSVDTQTQVGAGQQLSVNQLVELKVAGVTPEHVQQLTDLGYAPTVANLVGMSHAGVTPDYAKSMNARFGRKMEARELTQLRHMGVTPAYIESLQSAGFSVDDPKALVHARAVGVDEAYVRELKATGYTNLSLHELAQLRAVGVDPAFIDAMSKNGLSKLSPKELMQLRAMGISSDWLAEIRKAGVETKDAKTLQRLRATGVDAGFIRELADAGMKDLSVDELVRLRNGGVDAEFIRKMRGNGSK, encoded by the coding sequence ATGAGCCGGCTGCTGATGGAGTCCATGGGCTGGGCGCTGCTGCATTCGCTCTGGCAGGGAACGCTGGTGGCGCTGATGCTGGCGGTGGCGCTCATCGCCGCGGGCCGTCGCGCGGCGCATGCGCGGTATGCGCTGGCGTGCGGTGCGCTGGTGCTGGCGCTCGCGCTGCCGGTGGCCTCGGGGTGGAGGCACTTCCACGGCGCGCCCGCGCCAATGGACGCGGCGGCCACGGTGGAGACGCCGGCGCCTCGCACGGTCGTGACGGTGGGCCTGCCCATGGACGCCGCCGTCCTGCCCACGCCCGAGTCGTGGGCCCGGACGGTGATGGCGCACGAGGCCGCGACGGAGGAGTGGATTGACGCGGACATGGCCGAGGACGGCCCGGCCTTCGGCGTCGAGAGCACCTTGCTGGCGCGCATGGGGCCGCTGCTGGTCGTGGGCGGCTTGCTGCTGCAGCGCGCGCTGTCCGGCGTGGAGGCGCATCTTCAATGGCTGGTGCTGGCCTGGGTCGCGGGCGTGGGCCTGTCCTCGGGGCGGATGGCGGCGGAGTGGATGAAGCTGCGCCGGCTGACCGACCGGGCCGTGCCGGCGCCGGAGCCGTGGCAGGAGCGGATGGACGCGTTGGCCCGGAAGCTGGGGCTGCGCCGCGCGGTGCGGCTGCTCCAGACCTACGACGTGGACGTGCCGTCCGCGGTGGGCTGGCTGTCGCCGGTGGTGCTGCTGCCGGTGTCCACCCTGTCCGGCCTGCCCGCCCGGCAGTTGGAGATGGTGCTGGCGCACGAGCTGGCCCACATCCGCCGCCACGACTTCGCGGTGAACCTGGCGCAGGTGATGGTGGAGACGCTGCTCTTCTTCCACCCGGCGGTGCGGTGGATTTCCAGCGTCATCCGCGTCGAGCGCGAGAACTGCTGTGATGACGTCGCGGTGGCCGCCAGCGGCAACTCCGTCTCCTATGCCCGCGCGCTGACGGCGCTGGAGGCGCTGCGCATCCTGCCGGAGACGCCGAGCCCCGCGATGTCCGCGCTGGGCGGCTCGCTGCCGGAGCGCGTGCGCCGGCTCATCACCCTGCCCACGTCGCGCTGCGCGTCACGCTGGGCGGCGGGCGCGTCCGTGCTCACGCTCATCAGCAGCCTCGCGGTGGCCGCTCCGCTGACCTCGCTGGTGCTGGGACAGTTGGGTGTGGGGACGGATGCGGACCTGGAAGACCGCGCGGAGACCGCGGGCGCTCAGGCGACGGACGCGAGCCTCCCCGGCACGGCGACCCTGCACCGGGCGCCACGCGCGGTGCACGCCCCTGAGATGCACGGCGCGCCCGTGGGCGTCGCGGCCTTCGCCTCGCCAGTGGTCGCCGCCACGCCGGGCGCCCTGCCCGCGGGCATCGCGACGCCGGCCCTGGCTCCCGCGCCAGTCGCCGTGCCCGCCGCCATCGCGGCCCCCGCCGCGCCGCCGGCGCCTCCCGCTCCGCCCGCGCCCCTGGCGCCGCCCGAGCTGGACAGCCTGTCCTCCTTCTCCACGAGCATCGCGCTCACGGCGCTCACCGCGGCCGAGGTCGCCCTGGGCAACCTCGCCCAGTTGGACGCGGAGACGCCGCGAACGCCGCGTGAGCGCTCCCGCCGGAGCGTGGACACCCAGACGCAGGTCGGCGCGGGCCAGCAGCTCTCCGTGAATCAACTGGTCGAACTGAAGGTCGCGGGTGTCACGCCGGAGCACGTGCAGCAACTGACGGACCTGGGCTACGCGCCCACCGTCGCCAACCTGGTGGGCATGAGCCATGCGGGCGTCACGCCGGACTACGCGAAGTCGATGAACGCGCGCTTCGGCCGGAAGATGGAGGCGCGCGAGCTGACCCAACTGCGCCACATGGGCGTCACGCCCGCGTACATCGAGTCGCTCCAGTCCGCGGGCTTCTCCGTCGACGACCCGAAGGCCCTGGTCCACGCGCGCGCCGTGGGCGTGGACGAGGCCTATGTCCGCGAGCTCAAGGCCACCGGCTACACGAACCTGTCCCTGCACGAGCTCGCCCAGCTTCGCGCCGTGGGCGTGGACCCGGCCTTCATCGACGCCATGAGCAAGAACGGCTTGTCCAAGCTGAGCCCCAAGGAGCTGATGCAGCTTCGCGCCATGGGCATCTCGTCCGACTGGCTCGCGGAGATACGCAAGGCGGGCGTGGAGACGAAGGACGCGAAGACGCTGCAGCGGCTGCGCGCCACCGGCGTGGACGCCGGCTTCATCCGCGAGCTCGCGGACGCGGGCATGAAGGACCTCTCCGTCGACGAGCTGGTGCGGCTGCGCAACGGCGGCGTGGACGCGGAGTTCATCCGGAAGATGCGCGGCAACGGTTCGAAGTAG
- a CDS encoding fibril protein — protein sequence MSRLWAACAGMLFLAACASSNKAVVPEPRASASTSPRVEVVEYGFHPQDPIRVGWGDRGLMAFLELLRGPRGERIAWKRVGPCCGTGMPTELEVFEVSYDGLTTPVSLYLDPNTAGAVHPPNGFSLQGLASRTHPAPEEAPRVIEL from the coding sequence ATGTCGCGACTGTGGGCAGCTTGCGCCGGGATGCTCTTCCTGGCGGCGTGTGCATCATCCAACAAGGCGGTGGTTCCGGAGCCGCGCGCTTCGGCCTCCACGTCGCCGCGGGTCGAGGTGGTGGAGTACGGCTTCCACCCCCAGGACCCCATCCGCGTCGGCTGGGGTGACCGGGGCCTGATGGCCTTCCTCGAGCTGCTGCGCGGTCCACGCGGCGAGCGCATCGCCTGGAAGCGCGTGGGCCCCTGCTGCGGCACCGGCATGCCCACCGAGTTGGAGGTGTTCGAGGTGTCGTACGACGGGCTCACCACGCCGGTGAGCCTCTACCTCGACCCGAACACCGCGGGCGCCGTGCACCCGCCCAACGGCTTCAGCCTCCAGGGGCTCGCCAGCAGGACGCATCCCGCGCCGGAGGAAGCCCCTCGGGTCATCGAGCTGTAG